A region from the Bactrocera dorsalis isolate Fly_Bdor chromosome 1, ASM2337382v1, whole genome shotgun sequence genome encodes:
- the LOC105221780 gene encoding cuticle protein, with amino-acid sequence MFTLFGLFIIGLGATTAIELGHAPLLLKPALVKTVEVEAPAHYEFSYSVRDDHTGDIKSQTESRKGDVVQGQYSLVDADGYLRTVDYTSDAHNGFNALVRRDPLGQKVVKAIAPVAKVLAPIAIAPKLPLLSLGLGGKY; translated from the exons ATGTTCACT TTGTTCGGTCTATTCATCATCGGTTTGGGTGCCACTACCGCCATCGAATTGGGACATGCACCACTCTTGCTCAAGCCGGCGCTAGTCAAGACCGTCGAAGTCGAAGCACCAGCTCACTATGAGTTCTCCTATTCGGTGCGCGATGATCACACCGGTGACATTAAGAGCCAAACGGAATCCCGTAAAGGCGATGTGGTGCAAGGACAATATTCATTAGTCGATGCTGATGGCTATCTACGCACCGTTGATTATACATCCGATGCCCACAATGGCTTCAATGCTTTAGTGCGTCGTGATCCACTTGGTCAAAAGGTGGTTAAGGCTATTGCACCGGTAGCCAAAGTACTCGCACCCATTGCCATAGCACCGAAATTACCATTGCTCTCCTTGGGTCTGGGGGGTAAGTACTGA
- the LOC105221781 gene encoding cuticle protein 8: MKAFYALTLLAVSYFASTSAGLIGHGIPIAIDLEENSPPQYEFHYSVHDTHTGDVKDQFEHRHGDYVTGRYSLIEPDGQRRVVEYNADPLLGFTAQVHREVPVIRQLPLHRH; this comes from the exons ATGAAGGCCTTT TACGCACTCACTTTGCTAGCCGTCAGCTACTTCGCCAGCACCAGCGCAGGCCTCATTGGACATGGTATCCCCATTGCCATCGATTTGGAGGAAAACAGCCCACCGCAATATGAATTCCACTATTCCGTGCATGACACCCACACCGGCGACGTTAAGGATCAGTTCGAGCATCGTCATGGCGATTATGTAACCGGCCGTTACTCGCTTATTGAACCCGATGGCCAGCGTCGTGTTGTGGAGTATAATGCCGATCCATTGTTGGGTTTCACCGCTCAAGTGCATCGGGAAGTGCCAGTTATCCGCCAGCTGCCCTTACATCGTCATTAA